A genomic window from Spodoptera frugiperda isolate SF20-4 chromosome 29, AGI-APGP_CSIRO_Sfru_2.0, whole genome shotgun sequence includes:
- the LOC118268346 gene encoding molybdenum cofactor sulfurase isoform X2: protein MAGPYEEANEMNTLSQVIDQEHMIKITSNFTRLGDRCYLENAGATLYPQCLLTAVHEDLVNNVYMNPHSDKYTKDCVEQIRSSILKHFNTDPSTYTVVFTAGTTSALKLVVESFQFSEDDIDNERNNGSFVYLRDNHTSVLGLREIASDKYADIIHISHEDFLLAVSNAGKSHLKRKDKFLNKYDTNTLLVYPAQSNFNGFKYPIDCIDLIKNGCLNSHLKKQLCHINNNWYVLLDAASFVSTNRLDLSATQPDFVCLSFYKIFGYPTGLGAILIKNSSSDVLCQKRYFGGGTVDFVLSTEDMHVKRKDLYERMEDGTIPFLSVLSLKHCFDTMHKLIPKSIYDDIMDTVSYHTYFLAKDLYFQLHDLKHTNGNKAAVTYMDSNFSDIRKQGGIVTFNLLREDGSYIGFVEFQHMADLFNINVRTGCFCNSGSCQRHLVASNKELKEMYKSGHVCGDEIDLIDGRPTGAIRASFGYFNTFKDVDKLIHMICRCFVKTKMKPPKRYLSISHRTILDALKSNKLYNGIAQAQKIWNQHEFFFKKESEDIPHNNNSDAKITLKEVAIFPIKSCGAFKIKSAWKIGPKGFEYDRDWMIIKDNGVCLTQKHTSRMCLIKPKIDLQRRVMVLCFEDKTPISVPLDITSDKKMKNSSLCRSKVCTDIIQGYDCGDEVADWISEALEISYLRLIRQSSDDNRVQKKKQNGEKKLLSLSNQAQFLLINKATVRWLREKIQDPQFVDDVDSLTDRFRGNLVIDMEEELAERDWHRVIIGNQEFKVEGLCPRCQMVCIDQQTGEKTVEPLRTISEQFAGKLRFGIYLSYVGAADNSKDRYLKIHAPVKPIINEDDISR from the exons ATGGCAG GTCCCTATGAGGAGGCAAACGAGATGAACACACTGAGTCAGGTCATTGATCAAGAGCATATGATCAAAATTACATCGAATTTCACAAGGTTGGGAG ACAGATGTTATTTGGAAAATGCGGGAGCCACGTTATATCCGCAATGTTTACTGACTGCTGTACACGAAGACCTTGTGAATAATGTCTACATGAACCCTCATTCAGATAAATATACAAAAGACTGCGTTGAACAAATCCGCAGTAGCATCCTTAAGCACTTCAATACAGATCCGAGTACCTACACAGTTGTATTTACAGCAGGGACAACATCCGCACTGAAACTAGTTGTCGAATCTTTCCAATTTTCTGAAGACGATATAGATAATGAGAGAAACAATGGCTCATTCGTATATTTGAGAGATAACCACACATCAGTGCTTGGCTTGAGAGAAATTGCTTCTGACAAATATGCTGACATTATACACATATCACACGAAGACTTCTTATTAGCTGTTAGTAATGCCGGAAAGTCACATTTAAAGAGAAAGGATAAATTCTTAAACAAGTATGATACCAACACATTGCTGGTATACCCTGCACAGAGTAATTTCAATGGATTTAAGTACCCCATTGATTGTATAGACCTCATAAAAAATGGATGCCTTAACAGCCACTTAAAGAAACAATTATGTCATATCAATAATAACTGGTATGTTCTTCTTGACGCAGCTTCATTTGTGTCAACAAATAGATTAGATCTGTCTGCAACCCAACCAGATTTCGTTTGTCTCTCGTTCTACAAGATATTTGGGTACCCAACTGGATTGGGggcaattttaattaagaatagcAGTAGCGATGTTCTGTGCCAAAAGAGATATTTTGGCGGTGGGActgttgattttgttttaagtacagAAGATATGCATGTGAAGAGGAAAGATTTGTATGAAAG gaTGGAGGATGGCACGATACCGTTTTTATCAGTCCTttcattaaaacattgtttcGACACTATGCACAAATTAATACCTAAATCAATATACGATGATATAATGGATACGGTATCGTACCACACGTATTTTTTAGCGAAAGACCTTTATTTCCAACTGCACGATTTGAAACATACAAATGGTAATAAGGCAGCTGTTACATACATGGATTCCAACTTTAGTGATATTAGAAAACAAGGTGGAATCGTTACGTTTAATCTTTTAAGAGAAGATGGCTCCTATATTGGTTTTGTTGAG TTTCAACACATGGCAGACTTATTCAATATCAATGTGCGAACGGGTTGTTTTTGCAATTCCGGCTCTTGTCAACGTCATCTAGTAGCTtctaataaagaattaaaagaaATGTACAAATCTGGTCACGTATGTGGTGACGAGATTGATCTCATTGATGGAAGACCGACTGGAGCTATTAGAGCCTCATTTGGATACTTTAACACGTTCAAAGATGTAGATAAACTAATACATATGATATGCCGATGCTTCGTCAAAACGAAAATGAAACCACCAAAACGATACTTATCAATAAGCCATAGAACAATATTAGAtgcattaaaaagtaataaattatacaacgGCATAGCACAAGCACAGAAGATATGGAATCAACACGAGTTCTTTTTCAAGAAAGAATCAGAAGATATTccacataataataatagcgaCGCTAAAATCACATTAAAAGAAGTAGCCATATTTCCAATCAAGTCATGTGgtgcttttaaaattaagtcTGCATGGAAAATAGGACCCAAAGGATTTGAATATGATAGGGACTGGATGATTATAAAGGACAATGGAGTATGTTTAACACAGAAACACACGTCTAGAATGTGTCTGATAAAACCTAAAATAGATCTGCAGAGAAGAGTAATGGTATTATGTTTTGAAG ATAAGACCCCAATATCAGTGCCATTAGATATTACGTCCGACAAGAAAATGAAGAATTCATCGCTATGTCGTAGCAAAGTGTGTACAGACATTATCCAAGGTTACGACTGTGGTGATGAAGTAGCAGACTGGATATCGGAAGCCTTAGAAATATCCTACTTGCGTCTTATCAGACAATCGAGTGACGACAATAGAGTCCAAAAGAAGAAACAAAATGGAGAGAAGAAACTGCTTTCTTTAAGTAACCAAGCTCAATTCCTCTTGATAAACAAGGCCACAGTTCGATGGTTAAGGGAAAAGATCCAGGATCCTCAATTCGTCGATGATGTGGACAGTTTGACTGACCGATTTAGAGGAAACCTCGTCATTGATATGGAGGAAGAACTTGCCGAACGAGATTGGCACAGAGTCATCATTGGGAATCAAGAGTTCAAG GTCGAAGGCCTCTGCCCAAGATGTCAAATGGTGTGCATCGACCAACAAACAGGTGAAAAGACAGTAGAACCTCTTAGGACAATATCTGAACAGTTTGCAGGAAAGTTGCGATtcggtatttatttaagttatgtaGGTGCAGCAGACAATTCTAAAGACCGTTACCTAAAAATACATGCACCAGTAAAACCTATAATAAATGAAGATGATATAAGTAGGTGA
- the LOC118268083 gene encoding lipase 3-like, protein MNFGDANIFRCVIFVFCFGYVQNRRKIKVNSDVDFGDRNSDIYLNSLQLINKYGYRPQSHTVTTDDGYLVNCYRIPNKGPPVLLVHGIGDSSDSWLLLGPEKSIAFQLARLGYDVWMYNARGNKYSKGHIRNLPDKEYWDFSYEEMGTQDLPAVIDYILQTTSRRNLSYIGFSQGTAIFFVMCSMKPEYNEKIKQAILLAPIAWITSTQYPFIDILAQNLDVLKTFFDSVGVYDLFADNVLTNLYHAKVCRLGVPENILCKLEYYISYGIRNLSNLYPKKLPIVASHIPAGVSIKTFIHYFQSYSSKRFQRFDYGMKMNREVYSSVMPASYDLSRVRAPVYMFSSDLDWFSTPTDVERLRRQLPNIVRHVKLNESLDFTHLEFIYGTRVNEIVNNDVIRILNGDL, encoded by the coding sequence ATGAATTTCGGTGACGCGAATATATTTCGGTGCGTAatctttgtattttgttttggttacGTACAAAACCGACGGAAGATAAAAGTAAACAGTGACGTAGATTTTGGTGACCGAAACTCTGACATATATTTGAACTCCTTACAACTCATTAATAAGTACGGGTATCGACCCCAAAGCCATACAGTGACAACGGACGATGGATATTTAGTGAATTGTTACAGAATACCAAATAAAGGACCACCAGTGTTGTTAGTTCACGGGATTGGTGACAGTTCTGATTCGTGGTTGCTGCTGGGACCTGAGAAGTCGATAGCGTTCCAGCTCGCCAGACTAGGATACGACGTTTGGATGTATAATGCTCGaggaaataaatacagtaaGGGACACATTAGAAATCTCCCTGACAAAGAATATTGGGATTTCAGCTATGAAGAGATGGGAACGCAAGATTTACCAGCGGTGATTGATTATATACTCCAAACAACATCTCGACGTAACCTGTCCTACATCGGGTTTTCTCAAGGAACGGCAATTTTTTTCGTAATGTGTAGCATGAAGCCTGAATACAACGAGAAGATCAAGCAAGCGATATTACTGGCTCCGATAGCGTGGATCACAAGTACTCAGTACCCGTTTATAGATATTTTAGCGCAAAATTTGGACGTACTAAAGACATTCTTTGATAGTGTCGGCGTGTACGATTTATTTGCGGATAATGTGTTGACTAATCTTTATCATGCCAAAGTGTGTCGTTTGGGTGTACCTGAAAATATTCTCTGTAAGTTAGAATATTATATAAGTTATGGTATAAGGAATTTGAGTAATTTGTATCCAAAGAAACTTCCGATTGTTGCTAGTCATATTCCTGCTGGGGTTTCTATAAAGACGTTTATTCATTATTTCCAAAGTTATTCGAGTAAGCGGTTTCAAAGGTTTGATTATGGTATGAAAATGAATCGAGAGGTGTATTCTTCTGTTATGCCTGCGTCGTACGATTTGTCTCGGGTTAGAGCTCCTGTGTATATGTTCAGTAGTGATTTGGATTGGTTTAGTACACCGACAGATGTTGAAAGACTTCGAAGACAATTACCTAATATTGTTAGGCATGTGAAGTTAAATGAATCGTTAGACTTCACACATTTAGAGTTTATTTATGGCACTCGTGTTAACGAGATAGTTAATAATGATGTAATTAGAATACTAAATGGAGATTTATAA
- the LOC118268346 gene encoding molybdenum cofactor sulfurase isoform X1: protein MMSGPYEEANEMNTLSQVIDQEHMIKITSNFTRLGDRCYLENAGATLYPQCLLTAVHEDLVNNVYMNPHSDKYTKDCVEQIRSSILKHFNTDPSTYTVVFTAGTTSALKLVVESFQFSEDDIDNERNNGSFVYLRDNHTSVLGLREIASDKYADIIHISHEDFLLAVSNAGKSHLKRKDKFLNKYDTNTLLVYPAQSNFNGFKYPIDCIDLIKNGCLNSHLKKQLCHINNNWYVLLDAASFVSTNRLDLSATQPDFVCLSFYKIFGYPTGLGAILIKNSSSDVLCQKRYFGGGTVDFVLSTEDMHVKRKDLYERMEDGTIPFLSVLSLKHCFDTMHKLIPKSIYDDIMDTVSYHTYFLAKDLYFQLHDLKHTNGNKAAVTYMDSNFSDIRKQGGIVTFNLLREDGSYIGFVEFQHMADLFNINVRTGCFCNSGSCQRHLVASNKELKEMYKSGHVCGDEIDLIDGRPTGAIRASFGYFNTFKDVDKLIHMICRCFVKTKMKPPKRYLSISHRTILDALKSNKLYNGIAQAQKIWNQHEFFFKKESEDIPHNNNSDAKITLKEVAIFPIKSCGAFKIKSAWKIGPKGFEYDRDWMIIKDNGVCLTQKHTSRMCLIKPKIDLQRRVMVLCFEDKTPISVPLDITSDKKMKNSSLCRSKVCTDIIQGYDCGDEVADWISEALEISYLRLIRQSSDDNRVQKKKQNGEKKLLSLSNQAQFLLINKATVRWLREKIQDPQFVDDVDSLTDRFRGNLVIDMEEELAERDWHRVIIGNQEFKVEGLCPRCQMVCIDQQTGEKTVEPLRTISEQFAGKLRFGIYLSYVGAADNSKDRYLKIHAPVKPIINEDDISR from the exons ATGATGTCAGGTCCCTATGAGGAGGCAAACGAGATGAACACACTGAGTCAGGTCATTGATCAAGAGCATATGATCAAAATTACATCGAATTTCACAAGGTTGGGAG ACAGATGTTATTTGGAAAATGCGGGAGCCACGTTATATCCGCAATGTTTACTGACTGCTGTACACGAAGACCTTGTGAATAATGTCTACATGAACCCTCATTCAGATAAATATACAAAAGACTGCGTTGAACAAATCCGCAGTAGCATCCTTAAGCACTTCAATACAGATCCGAGTACCTACACAGTTGTATTTACAGCAGGGACAACATCCGCACTGAAACTAGTTGTCGAATCTTTCCAATTTTCTGAAGACGATATAGATAATGAGAGAAACAATGGCTCATTCGTATATTTGAGAGATAACCACACATCAGTGCTTGGCTTGAGAGAAATTGCTTCTGACAAATATGCTGACATTATACACATATCACACGAAGACTTCTTATTAGCTGTTAGTAATGCCGGAAAGTCACATTTAAAGAGAAAGGATAAATTCTTAAACAAGTATGATACCAACACATTGCTGGTATACCCTGCACAGAGTAATTTCAATGGATTTAAGTACCCCATTGATTGTATAGACCTCATAAAAAATGGATGCCTTAACAGCCACTTAAAGAAACAATTATGTCATATCAATAATAACTGGTATGTTCTTCTTGACGCAGCTTCATTTGTGTCAACAAATAGATTAGATCTGTCTGCAACCCAACCAGATTTCGTTTGTCTCTCGTTCTACAAGATATTTGGGTACCCAACTGGATTGGGggcaattttaattaagaatagcAGTAGCGATGTTCTGTGCCAAAAGAGATATTTTGGCGGTGGGActgttgattttgttttaagtacagAAGATATGCATGTGAAGAGGAAAGATTTGTATGAAAG gaTGGAGGATGGCACGATACCGTTTTTATCAGTCCTttcattaaaacattgtttcGACACTATGCACAAATTAATACCTAAATCAATATACGATGATATAATGGATACGGTATCGTACCACACGTATTTTTTAGCGAAAGACCTTTATTTCCAACTGCACGATTTGAAACATACAAATGGTAATAAGGCAGCTGTTACATACATGGATTCCAACTTTAGTGATATTAGAAAACAAGGTGGAATCGTTACGTTTAATCTTTTAAGAGAAGATGGCTCCTATATTGGTTTTGTTGAG TTTCAACACATGGCAGACTTATTCAATATCAATGTGCGAACGGGTTGTTTTTGCAATTCCGGCTCTTGTCAACGTCATCTAGTAGCTtctaataaagaattaaaagaaATGTACAAATCTGGTCACGTATGTGGTGACGAGATTGATCTCATTGATGGAAGACCGACTGGAGCTATTAGAGCCTCATTTGGATACTTTAACACGTTCAAAGATGTAGATAAACTAATACATATGATATGCCGATGCTTCGTCAAAACGAAAATGAAACCACCAAAACGATACTTATCAATAAGCCATAGAACAATATTAGAtgcattaaaaagtaataaattatacaacgGCATAGCACAAGCACAGAAGATATGGAATCAACACGAGTTCTTTTTCAAGAAAGAATCAGAAGATATTccacataataataatagcgaCGCTAAAATCACATTAAAAGAAGTAGCCATATTTCCAATCAAGTCATGTGgtgcttttaaaattaagtcTGCATGGAAAATAGGACCCAAAGGATTTGAATATGATAGGGACTGGATGATTATAAAGGACAATGGAGTATGTTTAACACAGAAACACACGTCTAGAATGTGTCTGATAAAACCTAAAATAGATCTGCAGAGAAGAGTAATGGTATTATGTTTTGAAG ATAAGACCCCAATATCAGTGCCATTAGATATTACGTCCGACAAGAAAATGAAGAATTCATCGCTATGTCGTAGCAAAGTGTGTACAGACATTATCCAAGGTTACGACTGTGGTGATGAAGTAGCAGACTGGATATCGGAAGCCTTAGAAATATCCTACTTGCGTCTTATCAGACAATCGAGTGACGACAATAGAGTCCAAAAGAAGAAACAAAATGGAGAGAAGAAACTGCTTTCTTTAAGTAACCAAGCTCAATTCCTCTTGATAAACAAGGCCACAGTTCGATGGTTAAGGGAAAAGATCCAGGATCCTCAATTCGTCGATGATGTGGACAGTTTGACTGACCGATTTAGAGGAAACCTCGTCATTGATATGGAGGAAGAACTTGCCGAACGAGATTGGCACAGAGTCATCATTGGGAATCAAGAGTTCAAG GTCGAAGGCCTCTGCCCAAGATGTCAAATGGTGTGCATCGACCAACAAACAGGTGAAAAGACAGTAGAACCTCTTAGGACAATATCTGAACAGTTTGCAGGAAAGTTGCGATtcggtatttatttaagttatgtaGGTGCAGCAGACAATTCTAAAGACCGTTACCTAAAAATACATGCACCAGTAAAACCTATAATAAATGAAGATGATATAAGTAGGTGA
- the LOC118268346 gene encoding molybdenum cofactor sulfurase isoform X3, whose translation MNTLSQVIDQEHMIKITSNFTRLGDRCYLENAGATLYPQCLLTAVHEDLVNNVYMNPHSDKYTKDCVEQIRSSILKHFNTDPSTYTVVFTAGTTSALKLVVESFQFSEDDIDNERNNGSFVYLRDNHTSVLGLREIASDKYADIIHISHEDFLLAVSNAGKSHLKRKDKFLNKYDTNTLLVYPAQSNFNGFKYPIDCIDLIKNGCLNSHLKKQLCHINNNWYVLLDAASFVSTNRLDLSATQPDFVCLSFYKIFGYPTGLGAILIKNSSSDVLCQKRYFGGGTVDFVLSTEDMHVKRKDLYERMEDGTIPFLSVLSLKHCFDTMHKLIPKSIYDDIMDTVSYHTYFLAKDLYFQLHDLKHTNGNKAAVTYMDSNFSDIRKQGGIVTFNLLREDGSYIGFVEFQHMADLFNINVRTGCFCNSGSCQRHLVASNKELKEMYKSGHVCGDEIDLIDGRPTGAIRASFGYFNTFKDVDKLIHMICRCFVKTKMKPPKRYLSISHRTILDALKSNKLYNGIAQAQKIWNQHEFFFKKESEDIPHNNNSDAKITLKEVAIFPIKSCGAFKIKSAWKIGPKGFEYDRDWMIIKDNGVCLTQKHTSRMCLIKPKIDLQRRVMVLCFEDKTPISVPLDITSDKKMKNSSLCRSKVCTDIIQGYDCGDEVADWISEALEISYLRLIRQSSDDNRVQKKKQNGEKKLLSLSNQAQFLLINKATVRWLREKIQDPQFVDDVDSLTDRFRGNLVIDMEEELAERDWHRVIIGNQEFKVEGLCPRCQMVCIDQQTGEKTVEPLRTISEQFAGKLRFGIYLSYVGAADNSKDRYLKIHAPVKPIINEDDISR comes from the exons ATGAACACACTGAGTCAGGTCATTGATCAAGAGCATATGATCAAAATTACATCGAATTTCACAAGGTTGGGAG ACAGATGTTATTTGGAAAATGCGGGAGCCACGTTATATCCGCAATGTTTACTGACTGCTGTACACGAAGACCTTGTGAATAATGTCTACATGAACCCTCATTCAGATAAATATACAAAAGACTGCGTTGAACAAATCCGCAGTAGCATCCTTAAGCACTTCAATACAGATCCGAGTACCTACACAGTTGTATTTACAGCAGGGACAACATCCGCACTGAAACTAGTTGTCGAATCTTTCCAATTTTCTGAAGACGATATAGATAATGAGAGAAACAATGGCTCATTCGTATATTTGAGAGATAACCACACATCAGTGCTTGGCTTGAGAGAAATTGCTTCTGACAAATATGCTGACATTATACACATATCACACGAAGACTTCTTATTAGCTGTTAGTAATGCCGGAAAGTCACATTTAAAGAGAAAGGATAAATTCTTAAACAAGTATGATACCAACACATTGCTGGTATACCCTGCACAGAGTAATTTCAATGGATTTAAGTACCCCATTGATTGTATAGACCTCATAAAAAATGGATGCCTTAACAGCCACTTAAAGAAACAATTATGTCATATCAATAATAACTGGTATGTTCTTCTTGACGCAGCTTCATTTGTGTCAACAAATAGATTAGATCTGTCTGCAACCCAACCAGATTTCGTTTGTCTCTCGTTCTACAAGATATTTGGGTACCCAACTGGATTGGGggcaattttaattaagaatagcAGTAGCGATGTTCTGTGCCAAAAGAGATATTTTGGCGGTGGGActgttgattttgttttaagtacagAAGATATGCATGTGAAGAGGAAAGATTTGTATGAAAG gaTGGAGGATGGCACGATACCGTTTTTATCAGTCCTttcattaaaacattgtttcGACACTATGCACAAATTAATACCTAAATCAATATACGATGATATAATGGATACGGTATCGTACCACACGTATTTTTTAGCGAAAGACCTTTATTTCCAACTGCACGATTTGAAACATACAAATGGTAATAAGGCAGCTGTTACATACATGGATTCCAACTTTAGTGATATTAGAAAACAAGGTGGAATCGTTACGTTTAATCTTTTAAGAGAAGATGGCTCCTATATTGGTTTTGTTGAG TTTCAACACATGGCAGACTTATTCAATATCAATGTGCGAACGGGTTGTTTTTGCAATTCCGGCTCTTGTCAACGTCATCTAGTAGCTtctaataaagaattaaaagaaATGTACAAATCTGGTCACGTATGTGGTGACGAGATTGATCTCATTGATGGAAGACCGACTGGAGCTATTAGAGCCTCATTTGGATACTTTAACACGTTCAAAGATGTAGATAAACTAATACATATGATATGCCGATGCTTCGTCAAAACGAAAATGAAACCACCAAAACGATACTTATCAATAAGCCATAGAACAATATTAGAtgcattaaaaagtaataaattatacaacgGCATAGCACAAGCACAGAAGATATGGAATCAACACGAGTTCTTTTTCAAGAAAGAATCAGAAGATATTccacataataataatagcgaCGCTAAAATCACATTAAAAGAAGTAGCCATATTTCCAATCAAGTCATGTGgtgcttttaaaattaagtcTGCATGGAAAATAGGACCCAAAGGATTTGAATATGATAGGGACTGGATGATTATAAAGGACAATGGAGTATGTTTAACACAGAAACACACGTCTAGAATGTGTCTGATAAAACCTAAAATAGATCTGCAGAGAAGAGTAATGGTATTATGTTTTGAAG ATAAGACCCCAATATCAGTGCCATTAGATATTACGTCCGACAAGAAAATGAAGAATTCATCGCTATGTCGTAGCAAAGTGTGTACAGACATTATCCAAGGTTACGACTGTGGTGATGAAGTAGCAGACTGGATATCGGAAGCCTTAGAAATATCCTACTTGCGTCTTATCAGACAATCGAGTGACGACAATAGAGTCCAAAAGAAGAAACAAAATGGAGAGAAGAAACTGCTTTCTTTAAGTAACCAAGCTCAATTCCTCTTGATAAACAAGGCCACAGTTCGATGGTTAAGGGAAAAGATCCAGGATCCTCAATTCGTCGATGATGTGGACAGTTTGACTGACCGATTTAGAGGAAACCTCGTCATTGATATGGAGGAAGAACTTGCCGAACGAGATTGGCACAGAGTCATCATTGGGAATCAAGAGTTCAAG GTCGAAGGCCTCTGCCCAAGATGTCAAATGGTGTGCATCGACCAACAAACAGGTGAAAAGACAGTAGAACCTCTTAGGACAATATCTGAACAGTTTGCAGGAAAGTTGCGATtcggtatttatttaagttatgtaGGTGCAGCAGACAATTCTAAAGACCGTTACCTAAAAATACATGCACCAGTAAAACCTATAATAAATGAAGATGATATAAGTAGGTGA
- the LOC118268086 gene encoding migration and invasion enhancer 1, which translates to MASNEPAKENHTRVKVEYCGVCDYGGHCLALGQIIRKMTPNATIHCKRGRQGAFEVEVNDKLIYSKLQTMALPDFDEVAEVVNNVSLGEEPRLIKGQQPINCAIS; encoded by the exons ATGGCCAGCAATGAACCTGCAAAAGAGAATCATACCAGAGTAAAAGTGGAATACTG TGGAGTGTGTGATTATGGCGGTCATTGCTTAGCTCTTGGACAAATAATCAGAAAAATGACCCCTAATGCCACAATACACTGTAAGCGTGGAAGACaag GTGCCTTCGAGGTTGAAGtaaatgacaaattaatatattcaaagCTTCAAACAATGGCATTACCAGACTTTGACGAGGTAGCAGAGGTTGTAAACAATGTTTCATTAGGGGAAGAGCCTCGGCTCATAAAAGGACAACAACCAATAAACTGTgcaatatcataa
- the LOC118268314 gene encoding ras-related protein Rab-27A, translating to MDYDYLIKLLCVGDSGVGKTSFLYKYTDGVFHTQFISTVGIDFREKSVIYQQNGRQHRIHLQLWDTAGQERFRSLTTAFYRDAMGFLLLFDLTNEASFLEVRNWIEQLKTHSLSDDPDIVLCGHKCDLQEKRLVNQNRAREFAKNYNLPYLETSAKSGQNIDRAIEILLDRIMNRMESSVEYAMLCASGRRRQSLQKLQANKDKKFCSC from the exons ATGGACTACGACTATCTTATTAAACTTCTCTGTGTGGGAGATTCTGGAGTAGGGAAGACGAGCTTCTTATATAAATACACCGATGGGGTCTTCCACACGCAGTTTATTTCCACCGTGGGCATAGATTTTAGGGAGAAAAGTGTG aTTTACCAACAGAATGGGAGGCAGCATCGCATTCATTTACAACTATGGGATACAGCTGGGCAAGAGAg ATTCCGCAGCCTGACTACAGCTTTCTACAGAGATGCCATGGGATTCCTTCTCCTGTTTGATCTGACCAATGAGGCATCTTTTCTTGAAGTCAGGAACTGGATTGAGCAGCTGAag ACTCACAGTCTCTCTGATGACCCAGATATAGTGCTCTGTGGTCATAAATGTGATTTACAAGAAAAAAGGCTGGTCAACCAGAATCGTGCCCGGGAATTTGCCAAGAACTACAACTTGCCATACTTAGAGACTAGTGCCAAATCCGGACAAAATATCGACCGAGCTATCGAGATTTTACTTGACCGCATCATGAACAG AATGGAGTCTTCAGTGGAGTATGCGATGCTCTGTGCGTCAGGCCGCCGTCGTCAGTCTCTCCAGAAACTGCAAGCCAACAAGGACAAGAAGTTTTGTTCATGCTAA